Proteins encoded together in one Chitinivibrionales bacterium window:
- the pilO gene encoding type 4a pilus biogenesis protein PilO: MQPQCFRRLSGEIIPLAVFSGAVLLSLCVARYALAPLWQGYRAVAAEVSHVKMLVSDKDRYGAIRARLVDKQQQLSHGYARLAPGQAGPAAADLSGLLQLLIAKAKDADIRFVKMLPQQEARRQGRAEYPVVLEMTTAYHSLGRFVSSLEDLPRVFRVERLAVTAQKNGLDVRVLVTCFLAKTE, encoded by the coding sequence ATGCAACCTCAATGTTTCCGCCGGCTTTCCGGCGAAATAATACCGCTTGCGGTCTTCTCGGGCGCGGTTCTTCTGTCGCTGTGCGTCGCGCGCTACGCGCTTGCGCCGCTGTGGCAGGGATACCGCGCAGTCGCGGCAGAGGTCTCACATGTCAAGATGTTGGTGTCGGACAAGGACCGCTACGGCGCGATACGGGCGCGGCTCGTTGACAAACAGCAGCAGCTTTCCCACGGCTACGCAAGGCTGGCGCCGGGACAGGCCGGCCCCGCCGCCGCCGACCTCTCGGGCCTTTTGCAGCTTTTGATCGCAAAGGCCAAGGATGCCGACATACGGTTTGTAAAGATGCTTCCTCAGCAGGAAGCGCGGCGGCAGGGGCGCGCGGAATATCCGGTGGTCCTCGAAATGACCACGGCGTACCATTCCCTGGGACGCTTCGTTTCGTCGCTCGAGGACCTGCCGCGGGTTTTCCGGGTGGAGCGTCTCGCGGTCACGGCGCAGAAAAACGGCCTCGACGTACGCGTCCTCGTCACCTGTTTCCTCGCGAAAACGGAGTAA
- a CDS encoding type II secretion system protein gives MRPRPSRPAAKGGFTIIEFIVAIVISGIAISLALFSWTFISRHTTLQKRKSAFYAQTEQAAALISNDIRTSPQVIYFNDQGITFLSRGNGDTVTYRLDSDTLRKNDTAVRYFSEGAIPVKFSIEKDQTAPLPSPSRADSCAPQDIALIITLGAKDRTGLTSEIRSRVKIRYTVEEGVEYSRAKWNY, from the coding sequence ATGCGCCCTCGCCCTAGCCGCCCCGCCGCCAAGGGCGGTTTCACCATCATTGAATTCATTGTCGCGATTGTCATATCCGGCATCGCGATCTCGCTCGCCTTATTTTCCTGGACCTTCATCTCGCGCCACACCACGCTCCAGAAGCGCAAGAGTGCCTTTTATGCGCAGACCGAGCAGGCAGCCGCGCTCATTTCCAACGACATCAGGACATCGCCCCAGGTGATCTATTTCAACGACCAAGGCATCACGTTCTTGTCCCGCGGCAACGGCGACACCGTCACCTATCGGCTCGACAGCGACACGCTGCGGAAAAACGACACGGCGGTGCGGTATTTCAGCGAGGGCGCGATCCCGGTGAAATTCTCCATTGAAAAGGACCAAACCGCTCCCCTGCCTTCCCCTTCCCGCGCCGATTCATGCGCACCGCAGGACATCGCGCTCATCATCACGCTCGGTGCGAAGGACCGGACAGGGCTGACGAGCGAGATACGAAGCAGGGTGAAAATCAGGTATACCGTGGAGGAGGGGGTTGAATACAGCAGGGCAAAATGGAACTATTGA
- a CDS encoding prolyl oligopeptidase family serine peptidase, translating into MHNGISVTRPPPSLSVRGIPPIPDSLARAVSRYRSWNFASFAGWAPGGSGMVVVSRVKQINQVLFVASPGAPAKQLTFLGEPVTNVAVCPDSSRRMLLFTKDSGGDENFQIYSLSFGERSPARITSGAAQNEGIVWSNAGDRFAFHSNRRNGRDFGIYLCDIRNSGSVRPLVEATGSWSAVDWSPGDSLLLLLHYLSRTASYLYACNLKTGACAPLHDTLDTVSQEIGAWGPDGRGIFLTSDERTDFRTLRYFDVASRRETVLSASIPWDVREIEMSRDRSRLAFQTNQHGYSHVYIMNTATFAYREVPGLPRGGIYGLKFDPSGERLGMTITTARQPEEAFSLRLSDFSLVRWTASGLGGLDSNALVTPELVEYPTFDSAGGVTRTVPCFVYKPKNKRGPFPVLIDVHGGPESQFWPYFKPDLQYDVCDLGLCVLAPNIRGSGGYGKEWLSLDNGYRREDAVKDVGALLDWVATRPDLDASAVAISGGSYGGYVALASLIRYGNGLTAGIDRYGICNFVTFLERTAPYRRDLRRAEYGDERDTAMRAFLLRISPLTGATRIRCPLFIFQGANDPRVPLYESEQMAGAVRANGGVVWSIVAKDEGHGIRRKANQDYLDFAEAMFLKMFLLEKRKKQQ; encoded by the coding sequence TACCGTAGCTGGAACTTCGCGTCATTCGCGGGCTGGGCGCCGGGCGGCAGCGGAATGGTTGTGGTCTCCCGCGTCAAACAGATCAACCAAGTTCTTTTTGTTGCTTCCCCCGGAGCGCCGGCCAAGCAGCTCACCTTTCTTGGCGAACCCGTCACGAACGTGGCCGTGTGCCCGGATTCATCGCGCCGGATGCTGCTGTTCACCAAGGACAGCGGCGGCGACGAGAATTTCCAGATCTACTCGCTTTCTTTCGGCGAGCGCTCGCCGGCGCGTATCACTTCCGGCGCGGCGCAAAACGAGGGAATCGTCTGGTCGAACGCGGGCGACCGGTTCGCCTTCCACAGCAACAGAAGAAACGGCAGGGATTTCGGCATTTACTTATGCGATATCCGGAACTCCGGGTCCGTCAGACCCCTCGTGGAGGCGACGGGTTCATGGTCGGCGGTGGACTGGTCGCCCGGCGACAGCCTCCTGCTGCTGCTGCATTACCTTTCAAGAACGGCGTCGTATCTTTACGCGTGCAACCTCAAGACGGGCGCCTGTGCGCCCCTGCATGACACGCTCGATACGGTGTCGCAGGAGATCGGCGCGTGGGGTCCGGACGGCCGCGGGATATTTCTCACCTCCGACGAGCGCACGGATTTCCGGACGCTGCGGTACTTTGATGTCGCCTCGCGGCGCGAGACCGTGCTTTCCGCATCAATTCCCTGGGACGTGCGCGAAATCGAAATGTCGCGGGACCGCTCCCGGCTCGCGTTCCAGACCAACCAGCACGGGTACTCGCATGTGTATATCATGAATACCGCCACGTTTGCCTACAGGGAGGTTCCGGGACTTCCCCGGGGAGGGATTTACGGACTCAAGTTTGATCCTTCGGGTGAGCGGCTCGGCATGACCATCACGACGGCGCGGCAACCCGAAGAGGCTTTTTCCCTGCGGCTTTCCGACTTTTCGCTTGTCCGATGGACCGCGAGCGGGCTCGGCGGACTCGATTCGAACGCGCTCGTGACGCCGGAACTCGTGGAATATCCGACGTTCGACAGCGCCGGCGGAGTAACGCGCACCGTTCCCTGTTTCGTTTACAAACCGAAAAACAAGCGGGGCCCCTTCCCGGTGCTCATCGATGTCCACGGCGGGCCCGAAAGCCAGTTCTGGCCCTATTTCAAGCCCGACCTACAGTATGACGTGTGTGATCTCGGACTGTGCGTTCTGGCACCCAATATCCGCGGCTCCGGCGGCTACGGCAAGGAATGGCTGTCTCTTGACAACGGGTACAGGCGCGAGGACGCGGTGAAGGACGTCGGCGCGCTGCTCGATTGGGTTGCCACCAGGCCTGACCTCGACGCGTCGGCCGTCGCGATCTCGGGCGGATCGTACGGCGGCTACGTCGCGCTCGCCTCGCTTATCCGGTACGGCAACGGGCTTACTGCGGGGATTGACCGGTACGGCATCTGTAATTTTGTGACGTTCCTTGAACGCACCGCGCCGTACCGCCGTGATCTGCGCCGCGCCGAGTACGGCGACGAGCGCGACACCGCCATGCGCGCATTTCTCCTGCGCATTTCCCCGCTGACCGGCGCGACCCGCATCAGGTGCCCGCTTTTTATATTCCAGGGCGCGAACGATCCGCGCGTCCCACTTTACGAATCAGAACAAATGGCGGGAGCCGTGCGGGCAAACGGCGGAGTGGTATGGTCAATCGTGGCGAAGGACGAAGGACACGGCATACGGCGGAAGGCGAACCAGGATTATCTTGATTTTGCGGAGGCGATGTTTTTAAAGATGTTTTTATTGGAAAAACGGAAAAAGCAGCAATAA